One segment of Solanum stenotomum isolate F172 chromosome 1, ASM1918654v1, whole genome shotgun sequence DNA contains the following:
- the LOC125871700 gene encoding pentatricopeptide repeat-containing protein At1g01970 — MGFVAADVLCCSTQTSILSNTIGRIHQYPLKGVIFLQKVTIFENRELGFRPLLAVSNVAVHQKGSAENQVNDKPRYKWVKIGSDVTEEQQRAILKLPPKMINRCKALMQQIICYSPEKGSVSLLLEAWVKSMKPDRADWLAVLKELDRLNHPMYLEVAELSLLAESFEANIRDYTKIIHGYAKHNRLKEAESVFLSMKSRGFTCDQVTLTALVHMYSKAGNLKLAEDTFEEMRLLGVPLDKRSFGSIIMAYVRAGKLGQGEALLKEMEEQEIYAGPEVYKALLRAYSMSGDSKGAQRVFDTIQLAGVIPDAAICGLLMNAYIMAGQLSEACITFENMRRVGIEPNDKCITLLLTAYETENKLSKALDVLMDLERDGVVLGREASELLARWFKRLGVVGEVELVLRDYASNCALLN, encoded by the exons ATGGGTTTTGTGGCAGCTGATGTCTTGTGTTGTTCCACTCAAACATCTATACTAAGCAATACTATTGGAAGAATCCATCAGTATCCTTTAAAGGGTgttattttcttgcaaaaagTTACCATTTTTGAGAATCGTGAATTGGGGTTTAGGCCTTTACTAGCAGTGAGTAATGTAGCAGTTCATCAGAAGGGTAGTGCTGAAAACCAAGTTAATGATAAACCTAGGTATAAGTGGGTTAAGATAGGCTCTGATGTTACTGAGGAACAGCAAAGGGCTATCTTGAAGCTTCCACCAAAGATGATAAATAGATGTAAGGCATTAATGCAACAGATCATTTGCTATTCACCCGAAAAGGGTAGTGTGTCACTCTTGTTAGAGGCCTGGGTGAAGAGTATGAAGCCTGACAGAGCTGATTGGCTTGCGGTACTCAAAGAACTGGACAGGCTAAATCATCCAATGTATCTGGAG GTAGCTGAATTGTCCCTCTTAGCAGAATCATTTGAAGCCAATATTCGTGATTACACCAAGATAATTCATGGCTATGCAAAGCATAATCGGCTGAAAGAAGCTGAAAGTGTGTTCTTATCCATGAAGAGTAGAGGCTTCACATGTGATCAGGTGACGCTGACAGCTTTAGTTCACATGTATAGCAAGGCTGGTAACCTTAAGCTGGCTGAAGATACTTTTGAAGAGATGAGGTTGCTTGGTGTACCATTGGATAAGAGGTCCTTTGGGTCAATAATCATGGCCTACGTCAGAGCTGGAAAGCTTGGTCAAGGAGAGGCTTTACTGAAGGAAATGGAAGAACAAGAGATCTATGCTGGACCAGAAGTTTATAAAGCACTTTTGAGAGCCTATTCGATGAGTGGCGATAGCAAAGGAGCTCAAAGGGTTTTTGACACAATTCAGTTAGCAGGAGTAATCCCTGATGCAGCGATTTGTGGTCTGCTTATGAATGCCTATATTATGGCTGGTCAATTGAGTGAAGCTTGTATTACATTTGAGAATATGAGAAGAGTTGGCATAGAGCCAAATGACAAGTGTATCACATTGCTATTGACAGCTTATGAAACAGAAAACAAACTGAGCAAGGCACTTGATGTTTTGATGGATTTAGAGAGGGATGGTGTTGTGCTTGGTAGAGAAGCTTCTGAATTATTGGCTCGTTGGTTCAAGAGACTTGGGGTAGTTGGAGAAGTGGAGCTTGTTCTGAGAGATTACGCATCAAACTGCGCATTACTAAACTGA